The nucleotide window GAGGCTTTGCAACATGGGGAGCTCTGCCAATATTTCCGGAATGGTTGTAAAATAATTGTGCGAAAGGTCAAGGCTCTCCAACTGTTTCAGTTGAGAGAAGTCGGTCGGCAGGTTTTCTAACGAGTTCAGCGACAAGTCTAAATGGCGGATTTGTACTGCTTTGGCAAAACCTTGCGGAACCGCTTTCAACTGGTTGTTCTGGATATTGATGTAGGATAACTTAGGCAGGGCTGTCAAATTTCTGGGCAGTGTTTTCAGCCTGTTTTCCGACAAATCAATTTCTTCAAGAGCCAAGGCTGTTTCGGTTTGAGGCATCGTCCAGTTCATAAGCTCATTGCCACTCAGGATGAGTTTTTTCAGGGAACTGAGCGAGTAAATCTGTCGGGGAAACTGTGCATAGCGGTTATCGGACAGGTCTAACGTATGCAAATTGATGAGTAGTGATACGGTTTCGGGTAAGGTTTCCAGCATATTGCCCTGTAATTCAAGTACTTTTAGGTTGCGAAGCATCCCAATTTCCCGTGGCAGCATCATGAGGTTACTTCTTTGTATGCGGACAAATTGCAGGTTGCGCAGTTTTCCGAAATAAGCAGGCAGCGTTCGCAGGTTATAGTTTTCTATGATTAACTCTTGCAGGTTAATCATTTGGGTAATTGCTTCGGGCAATTTTTGCAGCGTGTCGGATGTGCTTTCATCCCAAAAGTCGTCTTGTAGGCGCGTCAGGTGGAGGCGAATAACCTTATGAGGCTCTTTCAGGGCAGTTTCAATAGATGTAACAGGCTTTACTTTGGCCAGTGTTGCCGAGTCGAGCAAACGGATGGTTTTAGGTTGTTGTTGTTGGGGAGGGGAGGAGGCAGGTCTATTTTGTGCCCATATAGGCATAAAACTCCCAAAAGCAATCCAGAAGATACATGCAAAGCGCAATATCGAAGAACAAGAAAAATACATGAAGAACAAGTCGTTTAGCTAATCACCCATTACTGTAACGCTATTTGCGAAATTAAATTTTAATAACGGCGCTCAAAAAGATTATTTTAACTAATTTTGCGCCAAAATTAAGAATTATGGCATCAGCATCTGATTTATCGATGGGTTCTTTCATTAGGTACAACAATGATATTTGTCAAATCATTGAGTGGCAACACCGTACACCCGGCAACCTCCGTGCTTTTTATCAGGCAACTATGCGCAACATTCGCACCGGTGGTAAGGCTGAGGCGCGTTTTCGCCCCGATGAAAGCGTTGAAATTGTTCGTGTAGAAACCCGCGAATTGCAATATCTCTACCGCGAGGGCGATAGCCTTGTATGTATGGACAATGAAACTTACGAACAGCCCTACATCAATGCTTCCTTGTTTGGCGATAGCGTGGATTTCTTGAAAGAAGGCACCATGGTAACGGTGAGCTTCGACGGCGAAACACCGGTACTTGGACAGTTGCCTCATACGGTAGTGCTGGAAATTACTTATACCGAGCCGGGTATCAAAGGCGATACAGCCACTAAAACCCTGAAACCTGCTACACTGGAAACAGGCGCTCAAATCAAAGTTCCTCTGTTCTGCGACATTGGCGAGAAAATCAAGATTGATACCCGCACCCGCGAATACATGGAACGTGTGAAAGAATAATTACGCTAAAAAATTAGGAATGCCGCAGAACAATTCTGTGGCATTTTGTTTTTACTCTACCGGCAACCCTCTGTTGTTAAAATGGCATTACCGCTCTACTCCCAAGCACCTGATTTTACACTGCCTTCAACCTCGGGCAGCAATTTCCGACTCTCACGAGATATGGCAGGCAAGCCTTGCATCATTTACTTCTACCCCAAAGATTTCACTAGTGTATGCACGGCAGAGGCTTGCAGTTTCCGCGACCATTTCGAGGCCTTTCGCAACCTTGATATAGCCGTCATTGGCATCAGCCGCGACAGTATTGCTACTCATCTCCGTTTTATCAAACAATACCAGTTGCCCTTTGAGCTGCTTTCCGATGAAGACGGAAAAGTAACCAAGTTGTATCATGCTGCCATTCCTCTGATAGGTATGCCCAAGCGCATCACATATTTGTTAGATGCCGCCCATAAGATAGTAGCAGTACACGAGGCGTTGTTTGAAGGCAGCGAGCATGTGCGCACCATGCTGCAAGCACTGAATGCCCGACAATAATCCTCGCAAATTGGAGATGACCTCGTTTTGGCAGTCAGTTGTTGAATATTTTTACAATAGCCCTATCGAGCTATTGGGTGCTGTACTCACCGTTATATGTGTGTGGCTGAATACGCGCCAAAATATATGGGGGTGGCCAATCGGTATTTTAAGCATCATCTGCTACATCTGGGTTTTTTACGAAGTCTATCTTTTAGGCGATTTTCTTCTGAATATTTACTTCCTTTTGTTGAGTATTTACGGGTGGTATAATTGGCTGTACGGCAAGGGGAAAGAGGAAAAATTGCCGGTTACTGCACTGCCTTTACAACAATTGGTAACTTATATCATTGTTGGTTCGGTTGCAGCATTTATATTTGGAGAAATTTTGGCAAGATACACGCCCGCTTCCCTGCCGTACTGGGATGCAACCACCACCTCATTCAGTGTGTTGGCGCAGTGGCTGTTGGCCAGAAAAAAAATTGAAAATTGGATTTTTTGGATTTTTGTCAATGTATTATACATAGGTATTTACTTTGCAAAAGACTTGTTTGCTACCAGCTTAGTGTACGCTATTTTGTTGGCATTGGCAGTAAAAGGATATCAACATTGGAAATTAGAACTCAATCATTAACAACACACCCAAGTTTCTCATGCAACAGTTATCTCATGTTTCAGAAGGATTGGCCGCTTTAGGCCTGAAACCAAGCAAGATTTTCTACAACCTGCCTGTTGGCGAGTTGATTGAACTCGCGCTTGCCAGAGGCGAAGGGCAGCTAACCGACGACGGCGCATTGATGTACGATACCGGTAAGTTTACAGGCCGTGCACCCAAAGACCGGTTCATCGTGAAAGATGCCATTACTGCCGATAAAGTATGGTGGGGCGATGTAAATCTTCCGTTTGATGCAGATAAGTTCGATGCCTTGTTGGCAAAAATGATTCAATGGGCGGAGGGTAAAGAACTGTTTGTACGAGATGCTTTTGCAGGTGCCGATGAAAAATACCGCCTTCGCATTCGCGTGATTGGGCAGCAGGCTTCGCACAACCTGTTTTGCCATAATATGTTCATCCGCCCTTCACGGGAAGAACTGCAAGGCTTTGCTCCCGATTTTACCGTGTTGGCCTTGCCTGAGTTTCAGGCAGACCCTGCTGTATTCGGTACGCGCAACCCCAACTTTGTTATCGTTAATTTCACTAAACGAATGGTCATCATTGGTGGCACGGGTTATACCGGTGAAACCAAAAAAAGCATTTTCAGTATCCTGAATTTCCTGTTGCCTGTTAATCATGGGGTTTTGCCGATGCACTGCGGCGCGAACATGGGCAAAGACGGCGATGTAGCGGTCTTCTTCGGTCTTTCAGGTACGGGTAAAACAACGCTTTCTGCCGACCCGAACCGCTACCTGATTGGCGACGATGAGCACGGCTGGTCTGATAACGGAATTTTCAACTTTGAGGGCGGTTGCTACGCCAAAGTAATCAACCTGAGCAAAGAAAACGAGCCCGATATTTGGAATGCTATCCGCTTTGGTTCTTTGCTGGAAAATACGCGTTTCATCGAAGGGACACGTACCGTAGATTTCTCCAATACCAGCGTTACGGAAAATACACGCGTTTCATATCCTATTTACTTTATTCACAACGCCTTAGAGCACTCAATTGGCGGCGCACCGCGTCATATTTTCTTCCTGACCTGCGATGCCTATGGCGTATTACCACCAATTTCTCGCTTGAACAAAGCGCAGGCCATGTACCACTTTGTTTCGGGTTATACAGCCAAAGTAGCGGGTACAGAGTTAGGCGTAACTGAACCTACGGCTGTATTTTCTACTTGCTTCGGTGCACCTTTCATGCCTTTGCACCCTACGCAGTATGCAGAACTGCTCGGCAAAAAATTAGAAGAAAACGAAACAACGGTATGGTTGGTTAATACAGGTTGGACAGGCGGCCCTTATGGAGTGGGTTCGCGTATGAAATTGCCTTATACACGTGCGATGATTACCGCAGCAATGGACGGCAGCCTTGCCAAAATGCCTATGCAGTCGCATAATGTATTTGGTGTGGAAGTTCCTGCCATGTGCCCGGGCGTGCCTGACCACTTGCTGAATCCACGCAATACATGGGCTGATAAAGATGCTTACGATGCTAAAGCACAGCAATTGGCGCAGATGTTCGTGCATAACTTTGAGAAGTTCAGCGAGCTCGCCAATGAAGAAATTCTGGCAGGTGCTCCCAAAGTTGCTGTCAGCTAGTATTCGGTAAGCAACCTTCCGAATAGCATAAGGTATGGAATTCGACAGATTCTATACAAAAGCGCAAGAGATTTGCGAAAAGTGCTTTATTAAAATTGCTGAAATACAGGTATTTAAACCTGACAGGTTTCTAAGACCTGTCAGGTTTATTTATAACAATCTGTCAATTTTATATTTTCGGCAAATTGTATGTCTGACATATCAGCCTTCGGGAAAAAAATTTCAGGTCTATAAACAACAAAGGCTGCCCATCGTTTGGACAGCCTTTGCCATATGGTCAGGATTTACTGCTATTAACCTGCCTGTTGTTCCGTAACAGGTTTCACAATGGTCAATTTCAGTTCATCTTTACCTGCTTCGTGGTCAGCTTGGATGATGTCGCCCTCGGCTATTTCACCCTTCAGCAGTTCCTCGGCGATAGGGTCTTCGAGGTACTTCTGGATAGCCCGATTCAGCGGACGAGCGCCGTATTGCGGGTCATAGCCTTTTTCAGACAGGAAGTCCTTGGCTGCATCCGTAAGCTCGATTTTATACCCCAAGTTGGTGATGCGGTGAAACAGTTTACCCAGCGACAAATCGATAATCTTGTGAATGTGTTCGCGCTCCAATGAGTTGAATACAATCACATCGTCAAGACGGTTGAGGAATTCGGGAGAGAATACCTTCTTCAACGCATTCTGAATTGTGCTTCTCATCAAAGCATCTTGATTTTCGGTTTTGGCTTTGGTCGCAAACCCGATACCTGTGCCAAAATCTTTCAAGTCGCGAACGCCGATGTTCGAGGTCATGATGATGATTGTATTGCGAAAATCTACCCGACGACCCAAACCATCGGTCAAAATACCGTCATCCAGCACTTGGAGCAAGATGTTGAAAACGTCCGGGTGGGCTTTTTCAATCTCATCGAGCAGTACAACGCTGTAAGGCTTGCGACGGATTTTTTCGGTCAATTGGCCGCCTTCTTCATAACCCACATATCCCGGAGGCGCTCCAACCAGTCGCGACACAGAGAATTTTTCCATGTATTCGCTCATGTCTATGCGCACAAGGGCATCTTCGCGGTCAAACAGGTAAGTAGCCAAAACTTTTGCCAATTCTGTTTTACCCACACCCGTAGGGCCTAAGAAGATGAAAGAACCAATTGGTTTTTTAGGGTCTTTCAGGCCGACGCGTGTGCGCTGAATGGCTTTGGTGAGTTTGATAATGGCCTCGTCCTGTCCAATGACTTTACCAATCAGGTCGTCCTTCATGGTGAGGAGTTTCTGGCTTTCGCTTTGTGCTACGCGGTTTACGGGAATGCCCGTCATCATGGCGATAACTTCCGCTACGTTTTCCTCAGTTACCGGATAAATCTGCTTGCGTGTTTCGCTTTCCCAGCGGTTTTTGGCCATTTCCAACTGCTCCATTAAGCGTTTTTCACGGTCGCGGAGCTGTGCGGCTTCTTCGTATTTCTGGCTTTTGACAACCTGATTTTTCTGCTTTTTAATCTGCTCGATTTGTTCCTCGAGTTTGATAATGTCATCAGGTACGTGGATGTTATTGATGTGCACCCTTGCGCCTGCTTCATCCAATACGTCGATGGCTT belongs to Rhodoflexus caldus and includes:
- a CDS encoding leucine-rich repeat domain-containing protein, translated to MPIWAQNRPASSPPQQQQPKTIRLLDSATLAKVKPVTSIETALKEPHKVIRLHLTRLQDDFWDESTSDTLQKLPEAITQMINLQELIIENYNLRTLPAYFGKLRNLQFVRIQRSNLMMLPREIGMLRNLKVLELQGNMLETLPETVSLLINLHTLDLSDNRYAQFPRQIYSLSSLKKLILSGNELMNWTMPQTETALALEEIDLSENRLKTLPRNLTALPKLSYINIQNNQLKAVPQGFAKAVQIRHLDLSLNSLENLPTDFSQLKQLESLDLSHNYFTTIPEILAELPMLQSLDMSHNLLRVVPASVSNLKSLCQLSLSYNKIATLPKEIGQLSQLTELVLWKNEISRLPAELFELSALENLDLNSNKISSLPPEIAKLQRLQVLILWGNKLTQLPNEICKLSNLLAIDLMNNELSTFPVCMSQIKSLKLIELGNNRFSPEDKQRLYQAFPRVQVSLD
- the efp gene encoding elongation factor P, which codes for MASASDLSMGSFIRYNNDICQIIEWQHRTPGNLRAFYQATMRNIRTGGKAEARFRPDESVEIVRVETRELQYLYREGDSLVCMDNETYEQPYINASLFGDSVDFLKEGTMVTVSFDGETPVLGQLPHTVVLEITYTEPGIKGDTATKTLKPATLETGAQIKVPLFCDIGEKIKIDTRTREYMERVKE
- a CDS encoding peroxiredoxin yields the protein MALPLYSQAPDFTLPSTSGSNFRLSRDMAGKPCIIYFYPKDFTSVCTAEACSFRDHFEAFRNLDIAVIGISRDSIATHLRFIKQYQLPFELLSDEDGKVTKLYHAAIPLIGMPKRITYLLDAAHKIVAVHEALFEGSEHVRTMLQALNARQ
- the pnuC gene encoding nicotinamide riboside transporter PnuC, encoding MPDNNPRKLEMTSFWQSVVEYFYNSPIELLGAVLTVICVWLNTRQNIWGWPIGILSIICYIWVFYEVYLLGDFLLNIYFLLLSIYGWYNWLYGKGKEEKLPVTALPLQQLVTYIIVGSVAAFIFGEILARYTPASLPYWDATTTSFSVLAQWLLARKKIENWIFWIFVNVLYIGIYFAKDLFATSLVYAILLALAVKGYQHWKLELNH
- the pckA gene encoding phosphoenolpyruvate carboxykinase (ATP), which translates into the protein MQQLSHVSEGLAALGLKPSKIFYNLPVGELIELALARGEGQLTDDGALMYDTGKFTGRAPKDRFIVKDAITADKVWWGDVNLPFDADKFDALLAKMIQWAEGKELFVRDAFAGADEKYRLRIRVIGQQASHNLFCHNMFIRPSREELQGFAPDFTVLALPEFQADPAVFGTRNPNFVIVNFTKRMVIIGGTGYTGETKKSIFSILNFLLPVNHGVLPMHCGANMGKDGDVAVFFGLSGTGKTTLSADPNRYLIGDDEHGWSDNGIFNFEGGCYAKVINLSKENEPDIWNAIRFGSLLENTRFIEGTRTVDFSNTSVTENTRVSYPIYFIHNALEHSIGGAPRHIFFLTCDAYGVLPPISRLNKAQAMYHFVSGYTAKVAGTELGVTEPTAVFSTCFGAPFMPLHPTQYAELLGKKLEENETTVWLVNTGWTGGPYGVGSRMKLPYTRAMITAAMDGSLAKMPMQSHNVFGVEVPAMCPGVPDHLLNPRNTWADKDAYDAKAQQLAQMFVHNFEKFSELANEEILAGAPKVAVS
- a CDS encoding ATP-dependent Clp protease ATP-binding subunit, with amino-acid sequence MEAKFSKVVKDVISLSREEALRLGHDYIGTEHLTLGLIREGGSMGVMLLKKLNVPFNELREAIEHATRKSVNFNVRNLANIPLTRQAEKVLKLTVVEAKNFKSDIVGTEHLLLAILRDDTSVATQLLARFNVNHDVVRQLLEYHLQNPTAELPDTDDPDDDSGRMFGSGSSAGGRGSESKPGEKSRTPVLDNFGRDLTKMAEEGKLDPIIGREKEIERVAQILSRRKKNNPILIGEPGVGKTAIAEGLALRIVEKKVSRVLFGKRVVTLDLASLVAGTKYRGQFEERMKAVMNELEKAPEIILFIDEIHTIVGAGGASGSLDASNMFKPALARGDIQCIGATTLDEYRQYIEKDGALARRFQMVMVEATSPEETIEILHNIKNKYEDHHHVRYEPEAIEACVKLSDRYISDKFLPDKAIDVLDEAGARVHINNIHVPDDIIKLEEQIEQIKKQKNQVVKSQKYEEAAQLRDREKRLMEQLEMAKNRWESETRKQIYPVTEENVAEVIAMMTGIPVNRVAQSESQKLLTMKDDLIGKVIGQDEAIIKLTKAIQRTRVGLKDPKKPIGSFIFLGPTGVGKTELAKVLATYLFDREDALVRIDMSEYMEKFSVSRLVGAPPGYVGYEEGGQLTEKIRRKPYSVVLLDEIEKAHPDVFNILLQVLDDGILTDGLGRRVDFRNTIIIMTSNIGVRDLKDFGTGIGFATKAKTENQDALMRSTIQNALKKVFSPEFLNRLDDVIVFNSLEREHIHKIIDLSLGKLFHRITNLGYKIELTDAAKDFLSEKGYDPQYGARPLNRAIQKYLEDPIAEELLKGEIAEGDIIQADHEAGKDELKLTIVKPVTEQQAG